One Myxococcota bacterium genomic window carries:
- a CDS encoding alcohol dehydrogenase produces KVELPGVDFLFEKKIQGSSMGSNRFRTDMPKYVDMYLNGKLNLDDMVSKRIKLEDVNDAFAALEKGEVARQVIMM; encoded by the coding sequence GAAGGTCGAGCTGCCGGGCGTCGACTTCCTGTTCGAGAAGAAGATCCAGGGCTCGAGCATGGGCTCGAACCGCTTCCGCACCGACATGCCGAAGTACGTCGACATGTACCTGAACGGGAAGCTCAACCTCGACGACATGGTCTCGAAGCGGATCAAGCTGGAAGACGTGAACGACGCCTTCGCCGCGCTCGAGAAGGGCGAGGTCGCGCGCCAAGTCATCATGATGTGA